The Arsenophonus apicola genomic interval TTAAAAAGATATCTATGTGATATAGTAATGATATCACATAGATATCAAGGGGTTTTTTTATGTCTTATACTTTAGCGATTGCTCATAATAAAGGAGGTACAGGAAAAACCACTACTGCTGTTCAGTTAGTGGATGCGATTGGGATTCGTCGTATTGCTGACATTGACATCCATCATGGATTATCAATTATTAATACGCTACGAGACGATGAAAGGAAATGGGAAATTATAGATACTAGTAGCAAAGAAAGGCTTGCCGATGCTATCGCTAATAATAAAAAATTGGGTCCAATTCTAATTGATTGTGGTGGTTTTGATTCTGAAATGACAAGAATTGCTATTGCATTAGCTGATTTAGTAATTACACCTGCTAATGATGACATAACGGA includes:
- a CDS encoding ParA family protein produces the protein MSYTLAIAHNKGGTGKTTTAVQLVDAIGIRRIADIDIHHGLSIINTLRDDERKWEIIDTSSKERLADAIANNKKLGPILIDCGGFDSEMTRIAIALADLVITPANDDITEQLGLASFNRTLATISNITGIKVIAHVLMTRTHPSRKNFEAITKAIGELEHLTIMKSRISNRTIYTTVMAESGTGVLLYPQKQRLSNAEKEIKKLALEVKNLLGLI